The DNA sequence AAGAGCAGCTAGTAAAAAAATATTTAGTATCAGCAGATATTGTAAATTTTTGTCTGTTAGTTGAATAAAACCTTTATCAATAAAAGTTAAAAACGTTAAAAAACCTATCGATAATGTGATAATAAATAATATTATCAAATAAATATTTTTTTTAATAAAATCTGACATTTAGGTATAAAATTTCTATAAATATGAGTAACTATTTTATAATACTAGCTTCAGGACAAAGCAAAAGGTTTAATTCAAAAAAACCCAAACAATACAACATTTATGAAGGCAAACCTTTATTCAAACACTCTGTTGATAAGGCTTTAAAGTCAAAACTTTTTAAAAAAATAATAATTGTAGTTAACAAAAAAAATGAGATTAAAGAAAAATTTCCAAAAAATGTCTCAATTATAATTGGTGGGAAAGAAAGATCTGATTCTTCGTTAATTGCTTTAAAGTTTATTAAGAAATACAAACCCACCAATGTTCTTATACACGATGCAGCAAGACCAAATTTTACTTTGCTTCTTTTAAAAAAATTAATCAGTACGCTAAAAAAACATAATGCTGTCATACCTGTAATTAAATCAAAAGACTCAATTAAATATCAGATTAAGAATTTGATATTTAATTTAAATCGAGATAATTCAATTTTAACTCAAACCCCCCAGGCTTTTAAATTTAAAGATTTATATAATTTATCAATAAAACAAAAAAAGGTAGTTACAGACGAAGCAACATTATTTATTGAAAACAATATTAAAGTAAAATTCATTAAAGGTGAAAATTTAAATACTAAAATTACTTTCAAAGAAGATATTAAGAAAAAATTAACTTACTTTGGTATAGGGTTTGATATTCATAGACTAATCAGAGGTAAAAAACTTTATTTAGGAGGTATTAAAATACCTTATCACTCAGGATTAAAAGGACACTCAGATGGTGATGTAATTATTCATTCAATAATTGACTCGATATTAGGAGCAATGAGAAAAAAAGATATTGGTACTTTTTTTCCAGATAACAGTAACAAGTTTAAAAATATTAGATCTCCAAAAATGCTAAAACCAATAATAAATTTATTAAATTCAAATAATTACTATATCAATAATTTAGACATTAATCTTATATGTGAAAAACCAAAAATATCAAAATACAGAGATAAAATAATTAATTCACTTTCAAATCTTTTAGATTTAAATAAAGATTTAATTAATTTAAAAGGTAAAACTACAGAAAAACTTGGATTAATAGGAAAAGAAAAAGCAATTGCCTGTGAAGTAATTTGCTCAATATCAAAATGAAAAAAATTAACGTTTTAATCTCAACTTTCTTTGGTTACGGTTACTTAACAAAAATGCCTGGCACTGTTACATCGGTTGTCACAACAATCTTTATTTATATAGCTTATGAAATTCTTGATTATACAAGTTTAAAATTCTCGATAGTTTTTTTTATTATTTTGTTTTTTTACTCTTTTTATGCAGTCAAAGACACAGAAAGTGAATTTGAAAATAAAGATCCTAGACAAATTGTAATTGATGAAGTTTTGGGCCAATCGATGCCTTTGATACTTCTGCTTTATTTAAAGCAAACTAATCAAATCAATATTGCTATTGAATTTTATTATATTATTTCTTTATTATCGTTTAGATTTTTTGATATTTTAAAGCCATTTCCGGTAAGCTATTTCGATAAAAATCATAAAAATTATTTTGGTATAATTATGGATGATATAATGGCTGGTCTTTACTCAATGGTTGTAGTCTATTTAGTTAGTTTCATATTTTAATGTATTTAAAAAAACTACATAAAAAACTGATAGATAAAAAATTAACAATTTCTGTAGCTGAGTCTTGTACAGGAGGTTTGTTATCTAACAATCTTACTAAACTAGCAAATTCATCCAAATACTTTCAAATGGGTTTAATTGCTTACTCTAATGAGGCAAAAACTAAAATCTTAAAAGTAGATAGAAATATCATAAAAAAATATGGTGCTGTAAGCAAAGA is a window from the Candidatus Pelagibacter ubique HIMB140 genome containing:
- a CDS encoding phosphatidylglycerophosphatase A family protein, translating into MKKINVLISTFFGYGYLTKMPGTVTSVVTTIFIYIAYEILDYTSLKFSIVFFIILFFYSFYAVKDTESEFENKDPRQIVIDEVLGQSMPLILLLYLKQTNQINIAIEFYYIISLLSFRFFDILKPFPVSYFDKNHKNYFGIIMDDIMAGLYSMVVVYLVSFIF
- the ispF gene encoding 2-C-methyl-D-erythritol 2,4-cyclodiphosphate synthase; protein product: MSNYFIILASGQSKRFNSKKPKQYNIYEGKPLFKHSVDKALKSKLFKKIIIVVNKKNEIKEKFPKNVSIIIGGKERSDSSLIALKFIKKYKPTNVLIHDAARPNFTLLLLKKLISTLKKHNAVIPVIKSKDSIKYQIKNLIFNLNRDNSILTQTPQAFKFKDLYNLSIKQKKVVTDEATLFIENNIKVKFIKGENLNTKITFKEDIKKKLTYFGIGFDIHRLIRGKKLYLGGIKIPYHSGLKGHSDGDVIIHSIIDSILGAMRKKDIGTFFPDNSNKFKNIRSPKMLKPIINLLNSNNYYINNLDINLICEKPKISKYRDKIINSLSNLLDLNKDLINLKGKTTEKLGLIGKEKAIACEVICSISK